One Nematostella vectensis chromosome 10, jaNemVect1.1, whole genome shotgun sequence genomic window carries:
- the LOC5513518 gene encoding PRA1 family protein 3 — MASGGVDFPPVRSLQDFLTNAEFTTPSLNDTERMSNRVINNLIYYQTNYFLCVIIIFLIVGTLYPKDLIIGAVSLATAVVLYAKILKKRDMMKKHGQASANLAPIGVGAIVVLLLYMMGSVLVFLWGVTMPLVVVLLHSICRKRNLKNKFANVSEMFKERPTPMSIMLATIQDEEDPRDIYRISRN, encoded by the exons atggcgtctGGCGGGGTAGATTTTCCTCCCGTCCGATCTTTGCAGGATTTTCTCACGAATGCGGAGTTCACGACGCCTTCTTTGAATGACACAGAGCGTATGAGCAACAGAGTTATCAACAACCTGATATATTACCAAACCAATTATTTTCTGTGCGTAATCATTATATTTCTGATTGTCGG AACTCTGTACCCCAAAGACTTGATAATCGGCGCAGTCTCACTTGCCACTGCTGTTGTCCTGTATGCTAAGATACTCAAGAAGCGAGACATGATGAAAAAACATGGTCAAGCATCAGCGAACCTGGCCCCCATAGGAGTGGGAGCCATTGTCGTGCTACTGCTATACATGATGGGATCTGTACTGGTCTTTCTTTGGGGGGTCACAATGCCCTTAGTTG tgGTCCTTCTACATTCAATCTGTCGCAAGCGCAATCTCAAGAACAAGTTTGCTAATGTCTCTGAGATGTTCAAGGAGAGACCTACACCAATGTCTATAATGTTGGCGACAATACAGGATGAGGAAGATCCGAGGGATATCTATAGAATATCCAGAAACTAA
- the LOC5513520 gene encoding protein YIPF5 — protein sequence MSGFGGENTVSIDQDFFDSGYSYDNQPQEYQSQEDKQEWNYGSYGSNYTDYTQQEPSSGNFDGGTTSSYSSSYGGSYGGQYDYGASGPTAAGSGQIDYGFSGSMQARQTSVDYTSFEDEPPLLEELGINFEHIWQKTLSVLNPLQHTESNIMDDTDLAGPLVFCLAFGGFLLLSGKVHGFGYIYGVGVLGCLSLYAILNLMSMTGVSAGCVVSVLGYCLLPMVLLSSLSTMFSLQGMIGTVLTAITIGWCSLTASKLFVTVLAMDSQQLLVAYPCALLYGVFALLTVF from the exons ATGTCGGGCTTTGGCGGGGAGAACACGGTCTCTATCGACCAAGATTTCTTCGATAGCGGCTACTCTTACGATAACCAACCACAGGAATATCAAAGCCAAGAAGACAAACAGGAATGGAATTACGGTTCTTATGGCTCTAACTACACCGATTATACACAACAAGAGCCGTCTTCGGGAAACTTCGACGGTGGAACGACAAGTTCTTACTCATCTTCTTACGGTGGTAGCTATGGCGGACAATATGATTACGGTGCGTCCGGTCCTACAGCTGCAGGCTCAGGGCAGATTGACTATGGCTTCTCTGGATCCATGCAAGCGAGGCAAACAAGTGTCGATTACACTAGCTTTGAGGACGAGCCGCCATTATTAGAAG AGCTTGGAATTAACTTTGAACATATCTGGCAAAAG ACATTGTCAGTACTTAACCCACTGCAACACACAGAGTCAAACATTATGGATGACACAGACCTCGCTGGACCACTAGTTTTCTGCTTGGCATTTGGAGGATTTTTGCTGCTT TCTGGTAAAGTCCATGGATTTGGTTACATTTACGGAGTTGGTGTCTTGGGCTGCCTATCTTTATATGCTATCCTTAACCTGATGAGCATGACAGGTGTTAGTGCCGGCTGCGTTGTCAGTGTTCTTGGATATTGCCTGTTACCAATGGTGTTACTCTCAAGTTTGTCCACTATGTTTTCTTTGCA AGGCATGATAGGGACAGTGCTAACAGCGATAACCATAGGTTGGTGTAGTTTAACAGCTTCCAAGCTGTTTGTTACTGTGCTAGCAATGGACTCTCAGCAACTCCTGGTTGCTTACCCTTGTGCATTGTTATATGGGGTGTTTGCTTTGCttactgtattttag
- the LOC5513524 gene encoding RING finger protein 150 — protein MLVPSEICLVFLVLARVIAVRSFTEEKEQDKYTTALLNITYCDPHRKHCDVSVSKKGAYGTHSMQEDASGWLYTLNEDNENGCDEFSIEVQVRPWIALVRRGSCRFNTKIANAFKYNATAIIIYDSQDSDDVITMLNAGAPNLVSVSITKRLGEYLADKLRNNSRAIYAEILVGEKHSKWRVNPTSVLFVSVSFIVLMVISLAWLVFYYVQRFRYVHARDKTEKRLSSAAKKAIAKLPTRTVKKDEEEEIDSCPVCLDGYKSGEVIRILPCNHEYHKLCIDPWLVEHRTCPMCKLNILKELGVPSSTESQVSRNIEVATVEPQDYEDHASAVDNPVLYLGDVEPGSLQSSRRPSCGGESSGSSDSSARVLHISADVNWERDEQSSSTSNLVDSTVRT, from the exons ATGCTAGTTCCGTCAGAGATTTGCTTGGTGTTTTTGGTTCTAGCACGAGTGATAGCTGTTCGAAGTTTCACCGAGGAGAAAGAACAAGACAAGTATACTACAGCTCTCTTGAATATTACCTATTGTGACCCACACAGAAAACACTGTGATGTGAGTGTATCGAAAAAGGGCGCTTATGGCACCCATAGTATGCAAGAAGACGCAAGCGGTTGGCTTTATACGTTGAACGAAGACAACGAAAACGGTTGCGATGAGTTTAGCATCGAGGTACAAGTCCGTCCTTGGATCGCTCTGGTGCGAAGAGGATCCTGTAGATTCAACACAAAAATCGCAAACGCTTTTAAATACAATGCCACCGCAATTATAATCTACGATTCTCAAGACTCTGATGACGTTATTACCATGCTCAATGCCGGGGCGCCTAATTTGGTTTCTGTGAGTATAACGAAAAGACTGGGTGAATATTTAGCCGATAAACTTCGTAACAATTCGCGAGCCATCTACGCGGAGATCCTTGTCGGAGAAAAACACTCGAAATGGCGGGTGAATCCTACTTCAGTTCTCTTCGTCTCTGTGTCGTTTATTGTGTTAATGGTAATATCGCTAGCCTGGTTGGTGTTTTATTACGTTCAGAGGTTTCGCTATGTTCATGCCAGGGATAAAACCGAG AAACGTCTCTCATCTGCTGCCAAAAAAGCAATAGCAAAGCTCCCAACTCGTACTGTGAAGAAG GATGAAGAAGAGGAAATAGATAGCTGTCCAGTCTGCCTTGATGGCTACAAGAGCGGAGAAGTTATTCGAATATTACCATGCAA CCATGAGTATCATAAATTGTGTATTGATCCCTGGCTAGTGGAACACCGCACGTGCCCTATGTGCAAGCTCAACATCCTGAAAGAACTGGGCGTG CCTTCGTCAACAGAGTCCCAGGTCAGTCGTAATATAGAGGTGGCCACAGTAGAGCCTCAAGACTACGAGGACCATGCCAGTGCTGTCGACAATCCCGTCCTGTACCTGGGTGACGTGGAGCCTGGCTCTCTGCAATCATCGAGGCGACCCAGTTGCGGAGGGGAGAGCTCTG GGAGTTCTGATTCATCTGCCAGAGTTCTCCACATCAGTGCAGATGTGAACTGGGAAAGAGATGAACAGTCCAGCTCAACTTCGAATCTTGTAGATTCAACCGTAAGAACGTGA
- the LOC5513511 gene encoding tolloid-like protein 1, whose product MESTIGRSILWAGFCSLVIVHHINAQGCNSMTPVVVNPGPFQSIGWPGKYVANRDCLYNLTAPSGKTLKVTFLTFDLGPKKHGNCDAVDFLEVFEPRSDEQSSTIKLCGQTVPLSVYSKTFWMKMRFLSNSAEEFTGFNATITSLTEDEICPQKAVLNETKGTIQSPLFPNNYPAEIMRCAWEITAPEGKHVKLTFKHFDVFRCGYNCNCDSVELKLGYDSLGDEPGEGKLCQQGLNPENKRMDLSTPLYSVKNAMSINFVNSAQGSQNNKGFEAEYEFIDYTPPVCNKYIPFNFTGASGSVSSPNYPNGNYPKSMQCLSLIKVAAGFRVKLNFTFMDIEAGNPCKSLIQNQTCTCDFVRVYSGNSTYAALVGKFCGNTLPTPLISISNQMLVEFQSDFSSGAKGFHAMYSTTSEQPSSTISPPVTQAPTNGSCPNSCGNVAVMLAGLLVLVLFSNH is encoded by the exons ATGGAATCGACGATCGGACGTTCTATTTTATGGGCTGGATTTT GCTCTTTGGTGATAGTGCATCACATTAATGCTCAAG gttGCAATAGCATGACACCTGTAGTGGTGAATCCAGGACCATTTCAAAGTATAGGGTGGCCGGGTAAATATGTTGCCAACAGAGATTGCCTCTATAACCTGACCGCACCTTCTGGTAAGACCCTCAAGGTGACATTTTTGACATTTGATTTGGGCCCTAAGAAACATGGTAACTGCGATGCGGTGGACTTCCTGGAAGTATTTGAACCCAGATCAGATGAACAGTCATCAACCATAAAACTCTGTGGACAAACAGTCCCGCTGTCTGTGTACTCAAAAACCTTTTGGATGAAAATGAGGTTTCTCAGCAATTCTGCTGAAGAATTTACCGGATTCAATGCCACTATTACATCTTTGACAGAGGATGAAA taTGCCCCCAAAAGGCCGTTCTGAATGAGACCAAAGGAACTATTCAGTCTCCGCTGTTTCCAAACAACTACCCTGCTGAGATCATGCGGTGTGCGTGGGAGATAACTGCACCAGAAGGCAAACACGTAAAGCTAACATTCAAGCACTTTGATGTATTCAGATGTGGTTATAACTGCAATTGTGACTCTGTGGAATTGAAACTTGGGTACGATTCACTTGGAGATGAGCCTGGAGAGGGAAAATTGTGCCAACAGGGACTAAACCCTGAGAACAAAAGGATGGACTTGTCAACCCCTCTCTACTCTGTCAAGAACGCAATGAGTATCAACTTCGTTAATAGTGCCCAGGGATCCCAGAATAATAAAGGATTTGAAGCTGAATATGAGTTCATCGACTACACACCTCCTG tGTGTAACAAATATATTCCTTTCAACTTCACTGGTGCATCAGGCTCTGTAAGCAGCCCCAACTACCCTAACGGAAACTACCCCAAGAGTATGCAATGCTTGAGCCTGATTAAAGTGGCTGCAGGTTTCCGAGTAAAGCTCAACTTCACTTTCATGGATATAGAGGCTGGCAATCCGTGCAAGTCTTTGATTCAAAACCAGACCTGCACTTGCGACTTTGTCAGGGTTTATTCTGGGAACTCTACTTATGCTGCCCTCGTTGGAAAGTTCTGTGGAAACACCCTTCCTACTCCTCTGATCTCTATCAGCAATCAAATGCTGGTAGAATTTCAATCTGACTTCTCATCTGGTGCTAAGGGGTTCCATGCTATGTACAGCACAACTTCTGAACAACCCTCTTCCACCATCTCCCCGCCAGTGACACAAGCCCCGACAAACGGCTCATGCCCAA ATTCCTGTGGGAACGTGGCGGTCATGTTGGCTGGTTTACTGGTGCTTGTGCTATTTAGCAATCACTAA
- the LOC5513514 gene encoding protein Wnt-2b-A, whose product MDTNYTTNLFMVQPIGLTVGKGPMRWLLCYFIEHQSRAPGKPKTEFTRRRHKFRTFNKQRERRKVISGMAPAKARLGLLVLLILLYFPRKTESHWWFISQVFALGAKVMCNSITGLISIQRQMCLDNPDVMVSIGKGAKLGVEECQHQFRDQRWNCSTVNGDATVFGKVMRRASRETAFVYAISSAGVVHEVTRSCSLGELKDCSCRNKKGRSRKGFEWGGCSDNIQYGLNFAKAFVDSREVEKDARALMNLHNNHVGRRVVKTNMSLDCKCHGVSGSCSVRTCWKSISSFRIVGQHLREKYTTAVQVTVGQSGGELTNAEVSYKKPSRDDLVYLEDSPNYCMVDSNTGSLGTSGRECNGSASDTTGACSLLCCGRGFNTIQIEEEYKCHCKFHWCCYVKCQTCRRTVDKHICKAPSQPGTAVLEINAKSPLSLDDKGEKRPKKDKKRGKNRKKKGDRKRRIKQKEGNPGI is encoded by the exons ATGGACACCAATTATACCACAAACCTTTTTATGGTTCAGCCAATCGGCTTAACCGTCGGCAAAGGCCCAATGCGCTGGCttttgtgttattttattGAACATCAATCACGTGCCCCCGGCAAACCTAAGACAGAGTTCACCCGTCGCCGTCATAAGTTCCGCACTTTCAATAAACAGCGCGAACGGCGAAAAGTGATATCAGGAATGGCGCCCGCCAAAGCGCGGCTTGGTCTGTTAGTACTTCTTATACTATTATACTTTCCGAGGAAAACGGAATCTCATTGGTG GTTCATATCCCAGGTGTTTGCTTTAGGTGCTAAAGTTATGTGCAACAGCATCACTGGACTGATCAGCATTCAGCGGCAGATGTGTCTCGATAACCCTGACGTGATGGTGAGCATAGGCAAGGGAGCCAAGCTAGGAGTGGAAGAGTGCCAGCACCAGTTCAGGGATCAGAGGTGGAATTGTTCAACAGTTAACGGAGACGCCACTGTATTCGGAAAAGTCATGCGGAGAG CGAGTCGCGAGACGGCTTTCGTCTACGCCATCTCCTCGGCAGGCGTGGTTCACGAAGTCACCCGGTCCTGCAGTCTCGGTGAACTAAAAGACTGTTCCTGTAGAAACAAGAAAGGCCGAAGTCGCAAGGGCTTCGAGTGGGGAGGTTGCAGCGATAATATTCAATATGGCCTGAACTTCGCTAAGGCTTTCGTGGACTCCAGAGAGGTGGAAAAAGATGCGAGGGCGTTGATGAACTTACACAACAATCATGTTGGGCGTAGG GTTGTCAAGACCAACATGTCGTTGGACTGTAAATGCCATGGTGTGTCCGGATCCTGCTCCGTCCGGACCTGCTGGAAGTCCATCTCTTCATTCCGTATTGTAGGCCAGCATCTGCGCGAGAAGTACACAACCGCTGTGCAAGTGACGGTGGGCCAAAGTGGTGGCGAGCTCACAAACGCCGAGGTAAGCTACAAAAAGCCGTCACGCGATGACCTCGTGTACCTCGAGGATTCGCCCAATTACTGCATGGTGGACTCTAATACAGGTTCGCTAGGCACGTCGGGAAGGGAATGCAATGGGTCAGCCTCTGATACCACTGGCGCATGCTCTTTACTGTGCTGCGGGCGCGGGTTTAACACAATTCAAATTGAGGAGGAATATAAGTGCCATTGTAAGTTCCATTGGTGCTGTTATGTGAAATGCCAAACGTGCCGTAGGACCGTAGACAAGCATATATGCAAGGCACCATCACAGCCTGGCACAGCTGTACTCGAAATCAATGCAAAGTCCCCGCTATCCCTAGACGACAAGGGCGAGAAGCGACCAAAGAAAGACAAGAAACGGGGGAAAAACCGGAAAAAGAAAGGAGACCGAAAGAGGCGAATTAAACAAAAAGAGGGAAATCCCGGTATTTAG
- the LOC5513510 gene encoding tolloid-like protein 1 — MLRMNCLKSSLIVLGVYIALLVLVLHSQPRSQANSQEIDLPICNKSSNFFVLNASSSYIQNFSSPNYPKVYPSYSSCTWIIGAAMGQLVKLTFSAFSIYSPSSSDSKQCPYAYVKVTEEGLEGSEYIVGRFCGNAKPQTIYSSGGQLRVEFKNTFRIVAEGFVAKYTAIQPGTACSPSNTIDENSNILLHAPMGRIASPRFPNSYSSIIDCTWKITLPVNKAINFTFDSFTRVSRAICSDSSLEVYNSRYGHGHGAQLGLFCGEMVPPVIYSSGCHLSLRLKAVEPRKTLSFIGRFHSLSQVVNGSCDDTAGPNTIKIAATAGSLFTPNYPQEYPSNKECTWFISVPSGHNVRLVFYAFDLSSDVACSDAVELRDGKSLTNPVKSTFCGSQIPQALIMTSNLMTVRFKSNYDGNRRGFLAMFETTSEKPQVKTTPRIQPGVCSASYDPSVNNNLQVSGQTGTIKSPNYPAQYPNSISCTWVISVKDGNRVKLSFSDFWIDDQHGCYGDYIEIRDGSSGSSPMLGQRYCGNKGPGDTFSSGAQMRLQFISDDSATGQGFKATFSSVSKPFNRFIVVGIAIGAIVILLILIFIYCKIKKKREKDLHDDSHSEDPDLELHEVHQSHGPVNPLLNNKSEISNNGAPRHDAEVTYAPKDQNGDSEQLTTDAPPNEYAWFKPKKRRSKGIE; from the exons ATGTTGAGGATGAACTGCCTCAAGTCGAGTTTGATTGTGCTTGGCGTATATATCG CCCTACTAGTACTGGTTCTACATAGCCAACCTAGAAGCCAAGCAAATTCACAag AAATTGATCTTCCAATCTGCAACAAGAGTTCAAACTTCTTTGTCCTCAATGCTTCCTCATCCTACATACAGAACTTTAGCAGCCCAAATTATCCCAAAGTCTATCCTTCCTACAGCTCTTGCACCTGGATAATAGGTGCTGCAATGGGGCAACTGGTCAAGCTGACCTTTAGTGCCTTTTCCATTTATTCACCTTCAAGCTCAGACTCTAAGCAGTGTCCATATGCATATGTGAAGGTAACTGAGGAAGGTCTTGAAGGCAGTGAATACATCGTGGGTAGATTTTGTGGAAATGCCAAGCCTCAGACAATTTACTCCAGCGGAGGGCAGCTACGTGTGGAGTTTAAAAACACATTCAGGATTGTTGCTGAAGGATTTGTTGCAAAATACACTGCCATCCAACCAG GTACAGCCTGTTCTCCCTCAAACACGATTGATGAAAACAGCAACATTCTTCTCCATGCACCAATGGGGCGAATAGCTTCGCCAAGATTTCCAAACTCCTATTCAAGCATCATAGACTGCACCTGGAAGATTACACTTCCTGTCAACAAGGCCATCAACTTTACATTTGATTCATTCACAAGAGTATCTCGTGCAATATGTAGTGATTCATCCCTAGAGGTATATAATAGCCGATATGGCCATGGTCATGGCGCTCAGCTGGGCTTGTTCTGTGGTGAGATGGTCCCACCTGTCATCTACTCTAGTGGGTGTCATCTGTCACTACGATTGAAGGCTGTTGAGCCGAGAAAGACCCTTAGCTTTATTGGCAGGTTTCACTCTCTTTCTCAAG tTGTAAATGGATCATGTGACGACACAGCTGGCCCCAACACCATCAAGATTGCCGCTACAGCAGGAAGTTTATTCACACCAAACTATCCTCAAGAATACCCCAGTAACAAAGAATGCACGTGGTTTATATCCGTGCCATCTGGCCACAATGTGCGTCTGGTGTTTTATGCGTTCGACCTGTCATCGGATGTGGCATGCAGTGATGCAGTGGAGTTACGGGATGGAAAGAGCCTAACCAACCCAGTGAAAAGTACATTTTGTGGCAGCCAGATCCCGCAAGCTTTAATAATGACTTCAAATCTTATGACTGTTAGGTTTAAAAGCAACTATGATGGTAACAGAAGAGGATTTTTGGCAATGTTTGAGACAACAAGTGAAA AGCCACAGGTCAAAACAACCCCACGTATCCAACCAGGCGTTTGCTCCGCATCATATGACCCCTCAGTTAACAACAACCTCCAGGTGTCTGGCCAGACGGGTACAATAAAGAGCCCCAACTACCCCGCCCAGTACCCCAACAGCATTAGTTGTACCTGGGTCATCTCTGTCAAAGACGGCAACCGCGTCAAACTTTCCTTCTCTGACTTCTGGATTGACGACCAGCATGGTTGCTATGGTGACTATATTGAAATCCGTGATGGCAGTTCAGGCTCAAGCCCGATGCTTGGTCAGCGGTATTGTGGGAACAAGGGCCCAGGGGACACGTTTAGTAGTGGTGCCCAGATGAGGTTACAGTTTATCTCAGATGATAGTGCCACAGGCCAGGGCTTCAAAGCAACCTTTTCATCCGTCAGTAAAC CATTCAATCGGTTCATTGTGGTTGGTATAGCTATCGGGGCCATTGTGATACTCCTCATTCTTATATTTATCTACtgtaaaatcaagaaaaagcGTGAAAAAGATCTTCACGACGATTCGCACAGTGAAGATCCGGACCTAGAGCTTCATGAGGTCCACCAATCACATGGACCTGTCAATCCGTTGCTTAACAACAAGTCAGAAATCTCGAACAATGGTGCACCTCGTCATGATGCCGAGGTCACTTACGCGCCAAAGGACCAAAACGGAGACAGTGAACAATTGACGACTGATGCTCCCCCAAACGAGTATGCTTGGTTCAAGCCGAAGAAACGGAGGAGCAAAGGAATtgagtag
- the LOC5513534 gene encoding transcription factor IIIA — MEDVVESCDSADENKPKNVCAECGKQFNKNWRLVEHIRTHTGERPFVCESPGCDKAFYRAFHLKRHQLSHSHDAKKLVCSFPGCGVAFSLKQNLTRHERRSHDQPFKCDVEGCSASFKKKQQLRIHNNTHANKLPFSCESPGCDESFPTTQKLLRHMKKHKKGHVCSHPDCEERFSSFHLLRRHIASHGFTCRTCDKVFLSRYLLKKHKEIHAPDRKVFECPRETCGKLFTKASNLRVHIQTYHEGKRLFTCHIEGCEKTFAHKKSLEQHLENHNKQAEKEKCKPKKKRKRKHKHTKVDGQDSHGETTDDQIASEDSALKGSEPDHPSQSRISEMRGNPQCDAGQNMETVHHPADQQHHTSQEKSLKPTVSSLHHALDSVPTSELKHICERRADTNCNDLLEQAIRSITEPHDTSSITHFCEGCKGRRSLGCSVSVSS, encoded by the exons ATGGAGGACGTGGTGGAATCGTGTGATTCAGCGGACGAAAACAAACCGAAAAATGTGTGCGCGGAGTGTGGTAAACAGTTCAACAAAAACTGGAGGCTGGTAGAACACATCCGAACTCACACTGGAGAG AGGCCATTTGTGTGTGAGTCTCCTGGCTGTGACAAGGCTTTCTACCGAGCTTTCCACTTGAAGAGGCACCAGTTGTCACACTCACATGATGCCAAGAAATTAGT GTGTTCTTTTCCAGGCTGTGGGGTAGCATTCTCCCTGAAGCAAAACTTAACAAGACATGAGAGAAGATCACATGATCAACCATTCAAG tgtGATGTTGAAGGATGCTCTGCTtcatttaagaaaaaacaaCAGTTGAGAATTCACAACAATACACATGCGAATAAGCTCCCTTTCAG TTGCGAGTCACCAGGCTGTGATGAGAGCTTCCCAACAACCCAGAAACTGTTGCGACACATgaagaaacataaaaaag GACATGTTTGCTCCCACCCAGACTGTGAAGAGAGGTTTTCTTCTTTCCATTTACTCAGACGCCACATTGCCTCACATG GTTTCACATGTAGAACTTGTGACAAAGTTTTCTTGTCTAGATATCTG ctgaaaaaacacaaagagATCCATGCTCCAGACAGAAAGGTGTTTGAGTGTCCCAGGGAGACATGTGGAAAGCTGTTTACCAAG GCAAGTAATCTAAGAGTTCATATCCAGACCTACCATGAAGGCAAAAGGCTATTTACCTGCCATATAGAGGGGTGTGAGAAGACCTTTGCTCATAAG AAATCCCTTGAACAGCATTTAGAAAACCACAACAAACAGGCTGAAAAG GAAAAGTGCAAgcctaaaaagaaaagaaaaagaaaacataaacaCACAAAAGTGGATGGGCAAGATTCACATGGTGAAACAACAGATGATCAGATTGCCTCTGAAGATAGCGCCCTTAAAGGTAGCGAACCCGACCATCCAAGCCAAAGCAGAATAAGTGAGATGAGAGGTAACCCACAGTGTGACGCAGGACAGAACATGGAGACTGTGCACCACCCAGCTGATCAACAACATCACACAAGTCAGGAAAAGAGTTTAAAACCAACAGTTAGCAGTTTACATCATGCTTTGGATTCGGTTCCTACTAGCGAACTCAAACATATATGTGAGAGGAGGGCAGACACAAATTGTAATGATCTCCTTGAGCAAGCAATCCGCAGCATTACGGAGCCTCATGATACTAGTAGCATAACACATTTCTGCGAAGGGTGCAAAGGCAGGCGATCTCTCGGGTGCTCGGTGTCTGTAAGCAGCTAG